One region of Eubalaena glacialis isolate mEubGla1 chromosome 6, mEubGla1.1.hap2.+ XY, whole genome shotgun sequence genomic DNA includes:
- the RSPH1 gene encoding radial spoke head 1 homolog, which translates to MSDLGSEELEEEGENELGEYEGERNEAGERHGHGKARLPNGDTYEGKYEHGKRHGQGTYKFKSGARYIGEYVKNKKHGQGTFIYPDGSRYEGEWADDLRHGHGVYYYVNNDSYTGEWFAHQRHGQGTYFYAETGSKYVGTWVNGQQKGVAELIHLNHRYQGKFLNKNPVGPGKYVFDIGCEQHGEYHLTDVERGEEEEEEETLVTVVPKWKVTKITELALWTPTLPQEQPAVDGPGQGDAPGAEGGGEPAEEVQPLTDVSEGELDSMQPGEEEGDTSREDGEEFRYDSLDQGNVSFEEEEVRQPELLD; encoded by the exons ATGTCGGACCTGGGCTCGGAAGagttggaggaggagggagagaatgagCTTGGG GAATACGAAGGGGAGCGGAACGAGGCCGGTGAGCGGCATGGACACGGGAAAGCGAGACTGCCCAATGGGGACACGTATGAAGGGAAATACGAGCATGGTAAAAGACACGGCCAG GGGACCTACAAATTTAAAAGTGGTGCGCGGTACATTGgagaatatgttaaaaataaaaaacacggTCAAGGCACTTTTATCTATCCAGATGGATCAAGATATGAAG GGGAGTGGGCGGACGACCTGAGGCATGGCCACGGCGTGTACTACTACGTCAACAATGACAGCTACACCGGGGAGTGGTTTGCTCACCAAAG GCACGGGCAAGGCACCTACTTCTACGCGGAGACGGGCAGCAAGTACGTGGGTACCTGGGTGAACGGCCAGCAGAAGGGCGTGGCCGAGCTCATCCACCTGAACCACAGGTACCAGGGCAAGTTCTTGAACAAAAAT CCCGTTGGCCCTGGAAAGTACGTGTTTGATATTGGCTGTGAACAGCACGGGGAATATCACTTAACAGACGTG gaaagaggagaagaggaagaggaggaggagacactGGTAACTGTTGTTCCAAAATGGAAAGTGACCAAAATCACAGAATTGGCCTTGTGGACCCCAACCCTCCCTCAGGAGCAGCCCGCTGTGGATGGACCAGGCCAGGGGGACGCTCCAGGAGCTGAAG GCGGGGGAGAGCCGGCCGAGGAGGTCCAGCCTCTGACCGACGTGTCAGAGGGGGAATTAGATTCAATGCAGCccggagaggaggagggagacaccagcagggaggatggagaggaatTCCGCTACGACAGCTTAGACCAgg gAAACGTTAGTTTTGAAGAAGAGGAAGTCAGACAGCCAGAACTGCTGGATTAA